A genomic segment from Nicotiana tabacum cultivar K326 chromosome 7, ASM71507v2, whole genome shotgun sequence encodes:
- the LOC107798880 gene encoding LOW QUALITY PROTEIN: aspartyl protease family protein 2-like (The sequence of the model RefSeq protein was modified relative to this genomic sequence to represent the inferred CDS: deleted 1 base in 1 codon) — protein sequence MEGKPISISFLFTLSSIFLSLLAISVSSTSPQYQTLVLNSLPNSQPQSLSWATEDFEAQLSGDGSNPDPDYTLSVQLHHVDLVSPSSFNATPHTLFKLRLQRDAARAKALSDLAAANITVGRRGGGHHVVGGRDFSSSVTSGLAQGSGEYFTRLGVGTPPKYAYMVLDTGSDVVWIQCSPCKKCYTQSDPVFDPTKSSSFLGVSCGSPLCRRLDSPGCNRKKCLYQVSYGDGSFTVGDFSTETLTFRKTRVNNVALGCGHDNEGLFVGAAGLLGLGRGRLSFPTQAGRRFGRKFSYCLVDRSASSRPSYIVFGESTVSRTAVFTPLVTNPKLDTFYYVELTGISVGGTRVPSIRPSLFKLDAAGDGGVIVDSGTSVTRLTRPAYVALRDAFRIGAANLKRAPDFSLFDTCFDLSGKTEVKVPTVVLHFKGADVSLPASNYLIPVDSDGTFCFAFAGTMSGLSIIGNIQQQGFRVVFDLAGSRLGFAPRGCA from the exons ATGGAAGGAAAACCCATTTCCATTTCCTTCCTCTTCACTCTCTCCTCCATTTTCCTTTCCCTCCTTGCCATTTCTGTGTCTTCCACTTCCCCTCAATACCAAACATTAGTCTTAAATTCCCTCCCCAACTCCCAACCTCAGTCCCTCTCATGGGCTACCGAAGATTTCGAAGCCCAACTTTCCGGCGATGGGTCAAACCCGGATCCGGATTACACACTTTCTGTACAGTTGCATCACGTCGACTTAGTATCTCCTTCATCCTTCAATGCTACACCTCACACTTTGTTCAAACTCCGTCTCCAACGTGACGCTGCTAGAGCTAAGGCACTTTCAGACCTCGCCGCAGCTAATATCACCGTTGGCCGCCGCGGCGGTGGACACCATGTTGTCGGCGGCAGGGACTTCTCTAGTTCTGTTACTTCTGGACTCGCTCAGGGTAGTGGTGAGTACTTCACGCGCCTAGGTGTTGGTACTCCTCCCAAGTATGCTTACATGGTGTTGGACACTGGAAGTGACGTCGTTTGGATCCAGTGTTCCCCTTGCAAGAAATGCTACACTCAATCTGACCCAGTTTTTGACCCGACGAAATCCTCCTCCTTCCTTGGTGTTTCATGCGGGTCCCCCTTGTGCCGCCGATTGGATTCTCCGGGCTGTAACCGCAAGAAGTGCCTTTACCAAGTTTCATACGGCGACGGTTCTTTCACCGTCGGTGATTTTTCAACTGAAACATTAACTTTCCGTAAAACACGTGTCAACAACGTGGCCCTTGGATGCGGCCACGATAATGAAGGTTTATTCGTGGGGGCCGCCGGGTTACTTGGTCTCGGACGGGGAAGACTGTCATTTCCGACTCAAGCCGGTCGGAGATTTGGCCGGAAATTCTCCTACTGCCTTGTGGACCGATCTGCTTCCTCTAGACCATCCTATATAGTCTTCGGTGAATCAACAGTTTCTCGAACCGCTGTGTTTACCCCACTCGTCACTAACCCAAAACTCGACACGTTTTACTACGTGGAGCTCACCGGAATCAGCGTCGGCGGCACTAGGGTTCCATCCATTAGGCCGTCACTGTTCAAACTAGACGCAGCCGGTGATGGTGGGGTGATAGTGGATTCAGGAACATCAGTGACCCGGTTGACCCGACCCGCTTACGTGGCG CTGAGGGACGCTTTCAGAATAGGTGCTGCAAATCTGAAGAGGGCACCAGATTTCTCGTTGTTCGATACGTGTTTTGATCTGTCAGGGAAGACGGAAGTTAAAGTGCCGACGGTGGTTCTGCATTTCAAGGGAGCTGACGTGTCATTGCCGGCGTCGAATTACTTGATTCCGGTGGACAGTGATGGAACATTCTGCTTCGCATTTGCAGGTACAATGAGTGGATTGTCAATAATTGGAAACATTCAGCAGCAAGGTTTTAGGGTAGTGTTTGATCTTGCTGGTTCTCGCTTAGGATTTGCTCCTCGTGGCTGTGCTTAA